The following is a genomic window from Bacillus sp. 2205SS5-2.
AAATTTTTAGGAGAATGCCTAGGCATTCTCTTTTATTTTTGTTGAAAACGAACTGGTGTAGAATGTAAGAGGATCTAGGCATGCGGTGTAAAATAGGTGTAGTATAATAAGTGATGGATAGAAGGTTAAGTGAACTATGGGGTTAAATCTATTTTAATGGAGGACCTTATGAGTAAAAAGGTATTAGTAGTTGATGATGAGAAATCGATTGTGACGCTTCTTCAGTACAATTTAGTACAAGCAGGCTACGAGGTGATTACCGCCTTTGACGGAGAAGAAGGCAAAAACAGGGCTATCGAAGACAAACCTGATATGATTTTGTTAGATTTAATGTTGCCAAAATTAGACGGAATAGAAGTGTGTAAACAACTTCGTCAATTTAAAGTGATGACACCAGTACTAATGTTGACAGCTAAAGACGATGAATTTGATAAAGTGCTAGGACTTGAGCTAGGGGCTGATGATTATATGACCAAACCATTTAGTCCACGTGAAGTGGTAGCGAGAGTCAAAGCAATTTTAAGAAGAAGTCAAGCCGTCATAGAAATAGCGCAACAAGAAGAACAGCTGGATTTTCTAAAGATTGG
Proteins encoded in this region:
- a CDS encoding response regulator transcription factor translates to MSKKVLVVDDEKSIVTLLQYNLVQAGYEVITAFDGEEGKNRAIEDKPDMILLDLMLPKLDGIEVCKQLRQFKVMTPVLMLTAKDDEFDKVLGLELGADDYMTKPFSPREVVARVKAILRRSQAVIEIAQQEEQLDFLKIGELKVYPEQYEAYFRDQLLELTPKEFELLMFLVKNKGRVLTRDQLLSAVWKYDFAGDSRIVDVHISHLRDKIESNTKKPLYIKTIRGLGYKMEEPKKA